One genomic region from Cellulomonas hominis encodes:
- a CDS encoding helix-turn-helix transcriptional regulator codes for MTTQAETSSLHTSTAMRELPIMSAQYSLRVSAQPSPENLPEWTFLSNHGHVLVCLALDPQSRLRDIAARVGITERAVQGILRNLEDAGYVLKERVGRRNSYTVNGDQPFRHPLEARVPVGDFLRLITGQRR; via the coding sequence GTGACCACCCAAGCCGAAACCTCGTCCCTCCACACCAGCACGGCGATGCGCGAGTTGCCGATCATGTCTGCGCAGTACTCTCTACGAGTGTCCGCCCAGCCAAGCCCCGAGAACCTGCCTGAGTGGACCTTCCTGTCCAACCATGGCCACGTGCTCGTCTGCCTCGCACTCGACCCACAGTCCCGCCTGCGCGACATCGCCGCTCGGGTGGGGATCACCGAACGAGCCGTCCAAGGCATCCTGCGCAACCTCGAAGACGCCGGCTACGTCCTCAAGGAACGCGTCGGCCGACGCAACAGCTACACGGTCAACGGAGATCAGCCCTTCCGCCACCCACTCGAAGCCCGAGTTCCCGTCGGAGACTTCCTACGTCTCATCACCGGTCAGCGCCGCTGA
- a CDS encoding methyltransferase domain-containing protein produces the protein MTLSLAADALRALHTLTRLDGPAQSWEREILAAWPGWGALAPAFATQPKGKWIQVADELENLLGDRTDWLAAGLQATDTSYYTPGWLIDGMLDVLTRVGFTGGDILEPGCGSGRFMGTGALPGARWTGIEADPVSAAIATALHPEATILAQRLEHTTLREASFDAAIGNVPFSGAAPFDPEVSAPNLHAYFILRALRAVRPGGYVIVATSRYLLDDARHTDAITELGELRGAVRLASGTFEATAAVADVLVLRRRGGQPVAGAWDDVKHRTGGPLRSGYRFGDGEVRGDNRLVVRNEAGDQGFNTPEVKVNRYWELHPTHVAGRMVATGFDRAPLNVLAQDPAASGAAALAAATADLPSLPPRPEAVDPFEGLVLADAQGRREGSLHLIDGAVFQVVDATLVPKDRPSAELRALIGLRDAIVTLLAADAEHTQARDSDPVAHLRVAALDAYTAYVTKYGPLNRGTLHEGALDPETGEPKFSWRRPPMGGFRRDPDYMTVMACEVYDPDTETAEAAPVLLRPVNRAPRPIERVESPAEAIAVCLGESGRIDLERVAGLLDLPADADPMAALGALAYLDPDTGRAVPARDYLSGNVRQKLARARTAAAREAVYARNITALERVVPEDFGPSRIRATLGAPWIAPQHVATFTQQVLGQRADVRYSAALALWEIEGKWWGKPEQALAWGTGRKTPFQILEATLNGRPLTVVDEVWDEHAKRYRSVRNPGETLAAEEKATAMQERFATWIWEDKARAEAVAAEFNGRFRSHVARVADGSAMTFPGLSPDISLWPWQRDAVDRILSAPRTAIGHAVGAGKTLSMVVSAMRLRQLGLATKPMLAVPGHLLEQIAREAMQAYPGGKFLIASKEDLAGDARRLFAARCATGDWDLVIVTHETLVSLPVDPRAEEDWVTEEKYALADAIRSDENRSSRGRTAKAIATAVKKLDARLAELRHQVADPAAVMFEHLGVDWLGVDEVHMFKRLSITARAEGFSFGASKRATDLLLKVRVLGQRRGDRPHFAGFSGTLFSNTLAEIYVWQKFFQPEALAAAGLESFDAWAAMFVRFVTAVEVAPDGSGFRMHRRPAEITNTRALMGMFTQVADLLPADALPLERPETHWHTEVAQMSGPQADFVAALATRADALRSKRPTAGTDNMLLICNDGRLVALDPALVGLEGPASKLDMVAARVAAIYHRDACRTYPGAERPGSLQLALCDLGTPGAKGSQTYGRIKAALIARGVPASQIRFVHEAGTDKARAALFAACRDGQVSVLIGSTGKVGVGTNIQTRMAALHHVDVPWRPADIEQREGRGRRPGNKAGRLDIYRYVTEGSFDAYMWQTNQTKAGFIHALLSASQDVDTVSDIGAAVLSYGEVKALASGNPLLLEHAQALADVRRLRTLHAIHAQHVGDLNRRARDLGERAERARAVGQSMEKVAETVASWTERPYFDPASEDASVASMLTQERPGHGRLSRSWRGLKVELGKSRVGAPRLLRIYLDYRELDEVRVPLRALRHDAVAAVRQALGQWLASTETFRADLALRVEDAREEARDLLAAAETARFEHEEELAAAEAHLTRVNNAMAEDAAEHLAAAA, from the coding sequence ATGACCCTGAGCTTGGCCGCCGACGCGCTTCGCGCCCTGCACACCCTCACCCGACTCGACGGCCCGGCCCAGAGCTGGGAGCGGGAGATCCTCGCCGCGTGGCCGGGCTGGGGCGCGCTCGCCCCCGCGTTCGCGACCCAGCCGAAGGGCAAGTGGATCCAGGTCGCCGACGAGCTGGAGAACCTGCTCGGCGACCGGACCGACTGGCTCGCCGCCGGTCTGCAGGCCACCGACACCAGCTACTACACCCCCGGCTGGCTCATCGACGGCATGCTGGACGTGCTCACGCGAGTCGGCTTCACGGGCGGCGACATCCTCGAGCCTGGCTGCGGGTCGGGCCGCTTCATGGGCACCGGCGCCCTGCCCGGCGCCCGCTGGACCGGCATCGAGGCCGACCCCGTCTCCGCCGCGATCGCCACCGCCCTGCACCCCGAAGCGACCATCCTGGCCCAGCGTCTGGAGCACACCACCCTGCGGGAGGCGTCCTTCGACGCCGCGATCGGCAACGTTCCCTTCTCCGGGGCCGCCCCGTTCGACCCCGAGGTCAGCGCGCCGAACCTGCACGCCTACTTCATCCTGCGCGCGCTGCGCGCCGTCCGCCCTGGCGGGTACGTCATCGTCGCCACCTCCCGCTACCTGCTGGACGACGCCCGTCACACCGACGCGATCACCGAGCTCGGCGAGCTGCGCGGAGCGGTCCGGCTGGCGTCGGGGACCTTCGAGGCCACCGCCGCCGTCGCCGACGTCCTGGTGCTGCGTCGCCGCGGAGGGCAGCCGGTTGCCGGTGCCTGGGACGACGTCAAGCACCGAACCGGTGGCCCGCTGCGCTCCGGGTACCGGTTCGGCGACGGCGAGGTCCGCGGGGACAACCGGCTGGTGGTCCGCAACGAGGCCGGCGACCAGGGCTTCAACACCCCCGAGGTGAAGGTCAACCGGTACTGGGAGCTGCACCCGACCCACGTCGCCGGCCGCATGGTCGCCACCGGGTTCGACCGCGCCCCGCTCAACGTCCTGGCTCAGGACCCCGCCGCCTCAGGCGCCGCCGCGCTGGCCGCCGCGACGGCTGACCTGCCGTCCCTACCGCCGCGCCCGGAAGCCGTCGACCCGTTCGAGGGCCTGGTGCTCGCTGATGCGCAAGGGCGGCGGGAGGGCTCGCTGCACCTGATCGACGGTGCCGTGTTCCAGGTCGTCGACGCGACGCTCGTGCCCAAGGACCGGCCCTCCGCCGAGCTGCGCGCCCTGATCGGCCTGCGGGACGCGATCGTGACGCTGCTGGCCGCCGACGCCGAGCACACCCAGGCCCGCGACAGCGACCCGGTCGCCCACCTGCGCGTTGCTGCGTTGGACGCCTACACCGCCTACGTGACGAAGTACGGGCCGCTGAACCGCGGCACCCTGCACGAGGGCGCGCTGGACCCCGAGACCGGCGAACCGAAGTTCTCCTGGCGTCGCCCGCCGATGGGCGGGTTCCGCCGCGACCCCGACTACATGACCGTGATGGCGTGCGAGGTCTACGACCCCGACACCGAGACTGCAGAGGCCGCCCCGGTGCTGTTGCGACCGGTCAACCGGGCACCCCGTCCGATCGAGCGGGTCGAGAGCCCAGCCGAGGCGATCGCGGTCTGCCTGGGCGAGAGCGGGCGCATCGACCTGGAGCGCGTCGCCGGGCTGCTCGACCTTCCCGCCGACGCCGACCCGATGGCAGCCCTGGGCGCGCTGGCCTACCTCGACCCCGACACCGGCCGGGCGGTCCCGGCCCGCGACTACCTCTCGGGCAACGTCCGGCAGAAGCTGGCTCGCGCGCGCACCGCCGCGGCCCGCGAGGCCGTCTACGCGCGCAACATCACGGCGCTCGAGCGCGTCGTACCGGAGGACTTCGGCCCCTCCCGCATCCGGGCCACCCTGGGTGCGCCGTGGATCGCGCCCCAGCACGTTGCCACCTTCACCCAGCAGGTGCTGGGCCAGCGCGCCGACGTCCGGTACTCCGCGGCGCTGGCGCTGTGGGAGATCGAGGGCAAGTGGTGGGGCAAGCCTGAGCAGGCGCTGGCCTGGGGCACCGGACGCAAGACCCCGTTCCAGATCCTCGAGGCCACGCTGAACGGGCGCCCGCTGACGGTCGTCGACGAGGTCTGGGACGAGCACGCCAAGCGGTACCGCTCCGTACGCAACCCGGGGGAGACCCTGGCCGCCGAGGAGAAGGCCACCGCGATGCAGGAGCGGTTCGCCACCTGGATCTGGGAGGACAAGGCCCGGGCCGAGGCGGTCGCCGCCGAGTTCAACGGCCGCTTCCGCTCCCACGTGGCCCGTGTCGCCGACGGCTCCGCCATGACCTTCCCGGGCCTGTCGCCCGACATCTCGCTGTGGCCCTGGCAGAGGGACGCCGTCGACCGGATCCTGTCGGCGCCCCGGACCGCGATCGGTCACGCCGTCGGCGCCGGCAAGACGCTCTCGATGGTGGTCTCGGCGATGCGGCTTCGCCAGCTCGGGCTGGCGACCAAGCCGATGCTCGCCGTGCCCGGGCACCTGCTGGAGCAGATCGCACGGGAGGCCATGCAGGCCTACCCCGGCGGGAAGTTCCTGATCGCGTCCAAGGAGGACCTGGCCGGCGACGCCCGCCGGCTGTTCGCTGCCCGCTGCGCCACTGGTGACTGGGACCTGGTCATCGTCACCCACGAGACCCTGGTGTCGCTGCCGGTCGACCCGCGCGCCGAGGAGGACTGGGTCACCGAGGAGAAGTACGCCCTGGCCGATGCGATCCGCTCGGACGAGAACCGCTCCTCCCGCGGCCGTACCGCCAAGGCCATCGCCACCGCCGTCAAGAAGCTCGACGCGCGCCTGGCCGAGTTGCGCCACCAGGTCGCCGACCCCGCCGCGGTCATGTTCGAGCACCTGGGCGTCGACTGGCTCGGCGTCGACGAGGTCCACATGTTCAAGCGCCTGAGCATCACGGCCCGAGCGGAGGGCTTCTCCTTCGGTGCGTCCAAGCGGGCCACCGACCTGCTGCTCAAGGTCCGGGTGCTCGGGCAGCGCCGCGGCGACCGGCCCCACTTCGCCGGGTTCTCCGGCACGCTGTTCTCCAACACCCTCGCCGAGATCTACGTCTGGCAGAAGTTCTTCCAGCCCGAGGCGCTGGCCGCCGCGGGTCTGGAGTCCTTCGACGCCTGGGCCGCCATGTTCGTCCGGTTCGTCACCGCGGTCGAGGTCGCCCCCGACGGGTCGGGCTTCCGGATGCACCGCCGTCCGGCGGAGATCACCAACACCCGCGCCCTGATGGGCATGTTCACCCAGGTCGCCGACCTGCTGCCCGCCGATGCGCTCCCGCTGGAGCGGCCCGAGACGCACTGGCACACCGAGGTCGCCCAGATGAGCGGGCCGCAGGCCGACTTCGTCGCCGCGCTGGCCACGCGCGCCGACGCGCTGCGCAGCAAGAGGCCCACGGCCGGTACCGACAACATGCTGCTGATCTGCAACGACGGCCGCCTGGTCGCCCTCGACCCCGCGTTGGTCGGGCTGGAGGGGCCGGCAAGCAAGCTCGACATGGTCGCCGCACGCGTCGCCGCGATCTACCACCGCGACGCGTGCCGCACCTACCCCGGCGCCGAGAGGCCCGGGTCGCTGCAGCTGGCCCTGTGCGACCTGGGCACACCCGGCGCCAAGGGCTCGCAGACCTACGGCCGCATCAAGGCCGCCCTGATCGCGCGCGGCGTCCCGGCCTCCCAGATCCGGTTCGTGCACGAGGCCGGCACCGACAAGGCCCGCGCGGCGCTGTTCGCCGCCTGCCGCGACGGACAGGTCTCGGTCCTGATCGGCTCCACCGGCAAGGTCGGCGTCGGCACGAACATCCAGACCCGGATGGCCGCGCTGCACCACGTCGACGTCCCATGGCGCCCGGCGGACATCGAGCAGCGCGAGGGCCGCGGCCGCCGGCCGGGCAACAAGGCCGGCCGGCTGGACATCTACCGGTACGTCACCGAGGGCTCCTTCGACGCCTACATGTGGCAGACCAACCAGACCAAGGCAGGGTTCATCCACGCGCTGCTGTCGGCCTCGCAGGACGTCGACACCGTCTCCGACATCGGCGCCGCCGTCCTGTCCTACGGGGAGGTCAAGGCGCTCGCCTCGGGCAACCCGCTGCTGCTGGAGCACGCGCAAGCGCTGGCCGACGTGCGCCGGCTGCGGACCCTGCACGCGATCCACGCCCAGCACGTGGGCGACCTGAACCGCCGCGCCCGCGACCTGGGGGAGCGGGCCGAGCGGGCCCGGGCCGTGGGCCAGAGCATGGAGAAGGTCGCCGAGACCGTCGCCTCCTGGACCGAGCGACCGTACTTCGACCCGGCCAGTGAAGATGCCTCGGTCGCTTCGATGCTGACCCAGGAGCGGCCCGGCCACGGGCGCCTCTCGCGCTCCTGGCGCGGGCTGAAGGTGGAGCTGGGCAAGTCCCGGGTCGGCGCTCCTCGCCTGCTGCGGATCTACCTGGACTACCGCGAGCTCGACGAGGTTCGGGTGCCGCTGCGTGCACTGCGGCATGACGCGGTCGCCGCGGTCCGCCAGGCACTGGGGCAGTGGCTAGCCAGCACCGAGACCTTCCGGGCCGACCTGGCGCTTCGGGTCGAGGACGCCCGTGAGGAGGCGCGCGACCTGCTCGCGGCCGCCGAGACAGCCCGGTTCGAGCACGAGGAGGAACTGGCCGCCGCCGAGGCGCACCTGACCCGCGTCAACAACGCGATGGCTGAGGACGCCGCCGAGCACCTGGCGGCAGCCGCCTGA
- a CDS encoding universal stress protein has product MTGIQVGAVAGAVWLAAGLATILWMARRGHRDPLWLLMAVVFGPFLALMAAERIERTPRLVHADQADDFPTDSTRVLVGIDESLESHAALHAVLRLFDEKSAIVIVLATVVDFDAADIDWRGRQHAAHELLAAARRTVGDRAVTCEVLAGRPGPALLRCARRHHADLVAIGRKGRGLSVRILGSVAEELARKAPFPVLIVGPDASLASHEPVLARRPTKSRVEAP; this is encoded by the coding sequence ATGACTGGGATTCAGGTCGGCGCCGTGGCGGGTGCGGTGTGGCTCGCGGCGGGACTAGCAACGATCCTGTGGATGGCGCGCCGCGGTCACCGCGACCCACTGTGGCTCCTGATGGCCGTGGTGTTCGGCCCCTTCCTTGCCCTCATGGCCGCCGAGCGCATCGAGCGCACACCCAGGCTCGTACACGCGGACCAGGCCGACGACTTCCCCACCGACAGCACCCGGGTCCTCGTCGGCATCGACGAATCCCTAGAGTCCCACGCGGCCCTGCATGCGGTCCTGCGCCTGTTCGACGAGAAGTCCGCGATAGTCATCGTGCTCGCGACGGTGGTGGATTTCGATGCGGCCGACATCGACTGGCGCGGCCGCCAGCACGCCGCCCACGAGCTCCTGGCTGCTGCCCGCCGCACCGTCGGCGACCGGGCCGTCACTTGTGAGGTGCTCGCTGGGCGACCCGGGCCGGCGCTGCTGCGCTGCGCCCGACGCCACCACGCCGACCTCGTCGCGATCGGCAGGAAAGGCCGCGGACTGTCTGTACGAATCCTCGGCAGCGTCGCCGAGGAGCTCGCGCGCAAGGCGCCGTTCCCCGTCCTCATCGTCGGCCCCGACGCAAGCCTCGCGAGTCACGAGCCGGTGCTTGCACGCCGCCCCACAAAGAGCCGGGTCGAGGCGCCGTGA
- a CDS encoding recombinase family protein: MLLGYARISTSKQDLTRQLDALAAVGVEPEHTYVDRKSGATTDRDGLQRLLSYARRGDVIVVHTLDRLGRTVRDTLNMLHDLNERGIGLRNLADPIRVDTTDPDDPMAQLAVVMLALFAQMERTYMLERVSHARAVAESAGKQVGRPRTVTDEQLRYAAHLRDVEHLTIRQVSARTGIPRTTLYRHLPSRPELDAGAVLADTSGR, from the coding sequence ATGCTGCTGGGGTACGCGCGCATCTCGACGTCGAAGCAGGACCTGACCCGCCAACTCGACGCGCTCGCCGCCGTCGGCGTGGAGCCCGAGCACACCTACGTCGACCGGAAGTCCGGCGCGACCACGGACCGTGACGGGCTTCAGCGGCTGCTCTCGTACGCGCGCCGCGGCGACGTCATCGTCGTGCACACACTCGACCGCCTCGGGCGCACGGTCCGTGACACCCTCAACATGCTCCACGACCTGAACGAGCGCGGCATCGGCCTGCGCAACCTGGCCGACCCGATCCGCGTCGACACGACCGACCCGGACGACCCGATGGCCCAGCTCGCCGTCGTCATGCTCGCCCTGTTCGCGCAGATGGAGCGGACCTACATGCTCGAGCGCGTCAGCCACGCGCGAGCCGTCGCCGAGTCCGCCGGCAAGCAGGTCGGTCGGCCTCGCACGGTGACCGACGAACAGCTGCGGTACGCCGCGCACCTCAGGGACGTCGAGCACCTGACGATTCGCCAGGTGAGCGCTCGCACCGGCATCCCCCGCACGACGCTCTACCGCCACCTGCCGTCACGGCCCGAGCTCGACGCCGGCGCGGTCCTGGCTGACACCTCAGGCCGCTGA